Proteins encoded within one genomic window of Spirochaetota bacterium:
- a CDS encoding biopolymer transporter ExbD yields MYWFTRKNKPQQKQSRLIDFDTTPIADLSFNLLIFFIVTASFIIRQGVFLSLPSLSAGTVKVEPSQVIEIYPQDNGFIADGKVLGRKELLQYLSLRKSQTNETV; encoded by the coding sequence ATGTACTGGTTTACGCGTAAAAACAAACCACAGCAAAAACAATCACGGCTTATTGACTTTGATACAACACCAATTGCAGATTTATCATTTAACCTTTTGATATTTTTTATTGTCACCGCTTCATTTATTATACGTCAGGGTGTTTTCTTGAGCCTTCCCTCGTTAAGTGCCGGGACAGTGAAAGTTGAACCATCGCAGGTTATTGAAATTTATCCTCAGGACAATGGATTTATTGCTGATGGGAAGGTATTAGGCAGAAAGGAACTATTACAATACTTATCGTTACGCAAATCGCAAACAAATGAAACTGT
- a CDS encoding NAD-dependent epimerase — MNILITGTAGFIGFYTALRFLQEGYNVIGVDNMNRYYDVSLKEARNNILKQYKNYDFYHSDIANYQELSDIFKKHTFDYVVHLAAQAGVRYSLEHPFDYVHSNVVGFMNILECCRHNPVKHLVYASSSSVYGLNSCVPFSVHDNVDHPVSLYAATKKSNELFAHCYSHLYSIPSSGLRFFTVYGPWGRPDMAYFKFTKAIFEGKPIDVYNFGDMERDFTYIDDIVEGVYRITFKVPHGQPEFDTIHPDPASSSAPFRIYNIGNNKPVQLMYFIEVLEKEIGKKAIINFLPMQPGDVLATFADIDELTEAVEYRPVTSIEEGLHQFVQWYKDYYKV, encoded by the coding sequence ATGAATATTCTTATAACTGGTACTGCAGGGTTTATTGGTTTTTATACTGCATTGCGCTTTTTACAGGAAGGATATAACGTTATTGGTGTTGATAATATGAATAGGTACTATGATGTATCGCTTAAGGAAGCGCGCAATAACATTTTGAAGCAATATAAAAATTATGATTTTTATCATAGTGATATAGCTAATTATCAGGAACTATCGGACATATTTAAAAAACATACTTTTGACTACGTGGTACATTTAGCTGCTCAGGCAGGTGTGCGCTACAGTTTAGAACATCCGTTTGACTATGTTCACAGCAATGTTGTTGGGTTTATGAATATACTTGAATGTTGCAGGCATAATCCTGTGAAACATTTAGTATATGCATCTTCAAGTTCAGTATATGGATTAAATTCTTGTGTGCCATTTTCTGTGCATGATAATGTTGACCATCCTGTTTCACTGTATGCTGCAACGAAAAAGTCAAATGAACTTTTTGCCCATTGCTACTCACATTTATATTCAATCCCATCAAGCGGGTTGCGTTTTTTTACCGTATATGGTCCATGGGGTAGACCTGATATGGCTTACTTTAAATTTACAAAAGCTATTTTTGAAGGCAAGCCTATAGATGTATATAACTTTGGAGATATGGAGCGTGATTTTACTTATATTGATGATATAGTGGAAGGTGTATACAGGATTACATTTAAAGTGCCACACGGTCAACCGGAATTTGATACCATACATCCAGATCCAGCGTCAAGTAGCGCACCGTTTAGAATTTACAATATTGGCAATAATAAACCAGTGCAGTTAATGTATTTTATTGAAGTTCTTGAAAAGGAAATTGGCAAGAAAGCTATCATAAACTTTTTACCCATGCAGCCAGGTGATGTGCTTGCTACATTTGCCGATATTGATGAACTTACTGAAGCAGTAGAGTATAGACCTGTTACTTCAATAGAAGAGGGATTACATCAATTTGTACAATGGTATAAAGATTACTATAAGGTTTAA
- a CDS encoding MotA/TolQ/ExbB proton channel family protein translates to MNKIVTFIILFLSQPLFAQELSPNSSNLWTTFKQGGILMWPILFLGIVGLTIIIERSLFYFKIKIWDTVHIENKLNKLLNQSTYRFREEAIDDLEKNMQLYYNQLEKGLVLLNAVGNLAPIIGFFGTVQGMIAAFASIAAATTVNAKVVAVGIQIALITTAGGLSIAVPTLAFYHFYVHILQNVYAKASELIMLKTKQLPRYSQIESTTTLEGV, encoded by the coding sequence ATGAATAAAATAGTAACGTTCATTATTCTTTTTCTAAGTCAACCATTATTTGCACAGGAACTATCGCCCAATTCATCCAATTTATGGACTACCTTTAAGCAGGGTGGAATTTTGATGTGGCCTATACTGTTTTTAGGCATTGTAGGTTTAACCATTATTATAGAACGTTCCTTATTTTATTTTAAAATCAAAATATGGGATACAGTACATATTGAAAATAAATTGAATAAATTACTCAATCAAAGCACATACAGGTTCCGTGAGGAAGCAATAGATGACCTTGAAAAAAATATGCAGCTGTATTATAACCAGCTGGAAAAAGGGCTGGTACTGCTGAATGCGGTGGGTAATTTAGCACCAATCATTGGATTTTTTGGTACCGTCCAGGGTATGATTGCAGCATTTGCTTCAATTGCAGCAGCAACAACAGTTAACGCAAAGGTGGTTGCCGTTGGTATACAGATTGCCCTTATCACAACTGCAGGTGGATTATCCATAGCTGTACCCACATTAGCATTTTACCATTTCTATGTTCACATCTTGCAAAACGTGTATGCAAAAGCATCTGAACTTATTATGCTTAAAACTAAACAATTGCCTCGATACTCACAGATTGAAAGTACTACAACACTGGAAGGTGTATAA